The proteins below come from a single Thermopolyspora flexuosa genomic window:
- a CDS encoding SAM-dependent methyltransferase: MASSARVYNWLLGGKDNFAADREAGARLLEVMPEARLAARANRAFLRQAVRRLAAAGVRQFIDIGCGLPADENTHEVAQRAAPGSRVVYLDIDPMVVAQARALLATDDRTIAIRRTMCDPWRIVTDPVIRRHLNFSRPIGLLLLAVLHYLVRDAAACEVVRILRKMLPPGSFLVLSHLLEDGQPQTWLARAVYGEAVVPVTARTAERIAELLDGMEPVAHGVAHISIWLEGDESAGLGSVYDQAALRQIPLVCAIARMPA, from the coding sequence GTGGCGAGCTCCGCCCGGGTCTACAACTGGCTGCTGGGCGGCAAGGACAACTTCGCGGCGGATCGGGAGGCGGGCGCCCGGCTGCTCGAGGTGATGCCGGAGGCACGGCTGGCGGCGAGGGCCAACCGTGCCTTCCTGCGCCAGGCGGTACGGCGGCTCGCCGCGGCGGGGGTACGGCAGTTCATCGACATCGGATGCGGGCTGCCCGCCGACGAGAACACGCACGAGGTCGCCCAGCGCGCCGCGCCCGGGTCGCGGGTGGTCTACCTCGACATCGATCCGATGGTGGTGGCGCAGGCGCGGGCGCTGCTCGCCACCGACGACCGCACGATCGCGATACGGCGCACGATGTGCGACCCGTGGCGCATCGTCACCGACCCGGTGATCCGCCGCCACCTGAACTTCTCCCGGCCGATCGGCCTGCTGCTGCTCGCGGTGCTGCACTACCTGGTGCGCGACGCGGCGGCGTGCGAGGTGGTGCGGATCCTGCGCAAGATGCTCCCGCCGGGCTCGTTCCTCGTGCTCTCCCACCTGCTCGAGGACGGGCAACCCCAGACGTGGCTGGCGCGGGCGGTGTACGGCGAGGCGGTGGTGCCGGTGACCGCGCGTACCGCCGAGCGGATCGCGGAGCTGCTCGACGGGATGGAGCCGGTCGCCCACGGGGTCGCGCACATCTCCATATGGCTCGAGGGCGACGAGAGCGCCGGCCTCGGCTCCGTCTACGACCAGGCGGCCCTGAGACAGATCCCGCTGGTGTGCGCGATCGCGCGGATGCCCGCATGA
- a CDS encoding SAM-dependent methyltransferase has translation MSGQPGKPAIDTSVPHSARVWNYWLGGKDNFPVDRELGDRVKAVYPEIVTLARAGRYFLARVVRFMAGEAGIRQFLDIGTGLPTADNTHEIAQRVAPESRVVYVDNDPLVLVHAEALLTSTPEGRTEYIHADLREPEVILARAAETLDFTRPIGLTLMGILGHIADYDEARSIVRRLIDGLPSGSYVGIYDGCASGDEIVRSAEVYNDSDTLPYIVRPPEQIKGFFEGLELVEPGVVHIQEWRPEAPLDTLPHVDSMGGVGRVP, from the coding sequence ATGTCCGGTCAGCCTGGTAAGCCTGCGATCGACACGTCCGTGCCGCATTCCGCCCGGGTGTGGAACTACTGGCTGGGCGGCAAGGACAACTTTCCCGTCGACCGGGAGCTCGGCGACCGGGTGAAGGCGGTCTACCCGGAAATCGTGACCCTCGCCCGGGCCGGGCGCTACTTCCTCGCGCGGGTGGTGCGGTTCATGGCCGGGGAGGCCGGCATCCGCCAGTTCCTCGACATCGGCACCGGGCTGCCCACCGCGGACAACACCCACGAGATCGCCCAGCGCGTCGCCCCCGAGTCGCGGGTGGTCTACGTCGACAACGACCCGCTCGTGCTGGTGCACGCCGAGGCCCTGCTCACCAGCACGCCGGAGGGCAGGACCGAGTACATCCACGCCGACCTGCGGGAGCCCGAGGTCATCCTCGCCCGGGCCGCGGAGACGCTCGACTTCACCCGGCCGATCGGGCTCACCCTCATGGGCATCCTGGGGCACATCGCGGACTACGACGAGGCCCGCTCGATCGTCCGCCGCCTGATCGACGGCCTGCCGTCCGGCAGCTACGTCGGCATCTACGACGGGTGCGCCTCCGGGGACGAGATCGTGCGGAGCGCCGAGGTCTACAACGACTCCGACACCCTGCCCTACATCGTCCGCCCGCCGGAGCAGATCAAGGGCTTCTTCGAGGGACTCGAGCTCGTGGAGCCGGGCGTGGTCCACATCCAGGAGTGGCGGCCCGAGGCGCCCCTCGACACGCTGCCCCACGTGGACAGCATGGGCGGGGTCGGCCGCGTTCCCTGA